The DNA region GTCGAGGTAGAGGAAGTAGACAGGCGTCACGTACAAGGTCAGCGCCTGCGACACGAGCAGCCCTCCGACGACGGCCAGGCCGAGGGGTTGACGCGTCTCGGCCCCCGCACCGAGTCCCAGAGCAATCGGGAGGGCTCCGGCCAGCGCCGCCACCGTTGTCATCATGATCGGGCGGAACCGGACCAGGCTCGCTTCGAGGATGGCGGCGTCGGCGGGCGCGCCGCGGCGGACGGCCGCCAAGGCGACGTCGACCATCATGATGCCGTTCTTCTTCACCAACCCGACGAGCAGCACGACGCCGACGAACGCAAAGAGATCCAGCGGCAGTCCCGCGAGCCAGAGAGTGACCAACGCCCCGGCCGCTGCGGAGGGCAGCCCTGACAGGATCGTGACCGGATGGACGAAGCTCTCGTACAGGACACCGAGCACGAGGTAGATCACGACGACGGCCAGCACCAGCGTGACGGCGAGTCCCTGCAGCGATCCCTGGAACTGCTGGGCGACGCCCTGGAACGACCGGGCGATGGAGGCCGGCACCAGTGCCCCGGCCTCGCGCGACACCGCCTGCAGGGCATCACCGAGGGCGACACCCGGCGCCAGGTTGAACGACAGCGTCACCGATGGCAGCTGCCCGGTGTGATTGATGGCCGATGGGCCCGCCTGTCTGGACACCCGGGCCACCTGCGCCAGCGGGACCTCACCGCCGGCACTGGTCTTGAGGTTCAGCAACGACAGCGCCGTCTCGTCCCGCTGGAACTCCGGCGCCACCCGGAGCACGACCTGGAACTGGTCGTCCGGGCCGTAGATCGTCGACACCTCGCGCTCGCCGTAGGCGCTGTAGAGGGCACTCTCGAATTGATCGAGGGTCAGGCCGAATGAGGCGAGCTGATCCCGGTCCACCTTGACCGAGAGCTGGGGATCGGCAATCTCGAGATCGGTGGTCACGTCCTGCAGCTCTGGCAGCTTCGCCAGCCTCGCCAGGAGTCGATCCGATGCCGCGTAGAGCACCCTGGTGTCGGTGCCCTGAAGCGTCAGCTGATACTGGCTCTTCGTCTGGTTGCCGCCCACGGCTATCGCCGGTGGGCTTTGCAGGAAGACCCGCAGGCCGGAGACCTCGTCCAGCGAGCGGCGCAGCGCCTGGGCGATCTCGCCGGCGCCGAGGCGTCGCTGCGCCCGTGGGCGCAGCCTGACGAACAATCGACCCGTGTTGAGCGCCGAACTGCCGACGACCGAGGTGACCGACACGACGTCGGGGTGGCGGCGGATCGCCCGGACGGCGGCGTTCTGCTCGGCCATCATCGCGTCGAAGCCGATGCCCTGGATGGCCTGGGTCTGTCCGACGAGCATGTCGACATCCTGGTCGGGAATGAACCCCTTCGGGATCCGCGCGAACAGCCACACCGTGCCGACGAGCATGAGGATGGAGGCAGCCAGCACGAGGCCACGGTGGGCGAGTGCGAGGCGCAGCGTGCGCGCGTACCCGCGCAGGGACGACTCGACGACCGCGTCCAGCCGGCGGATCCAGCGCGGCCGGCTCGCGACGGCGGGCGTCGGCCTCAGGAACCGGCTGCACAGCATCGGCGTCAGGGTCAGCGACACCGCGCCCGATACGAGGATGGCGGCGGCGATCGTGACGGAGAACTCCCTCAGCAGACGACCGACGACACCTCCCATGAACAGGACGGGGATGAAGACCGCCGCGAGCGACAGCGTCATGGAGACGATGGTGAAGGTGATCTCGCGAGCCCCCTCGAGGGCGGCGCGCAGGCGATCGGCACCGGCTTCCATGTGTCTCACCACGTTCTCGAGCATCACGACCGCATCGTCGACGACGAAGCCCATGGAGAGGGTGAGCGCCATCATCGACAGCGCGTCCAGCGAGTAGCCGAGTGCGGCCATGACGACGAACGTCCCGAGCAGGCACGTCGGCAGGGCCAGCGCCGGAATGAGTGTCGCCGAGGTATTCACCAGGAAGAGGAAGATCACCAGGACGACCAGCGCCATGGTCAGCAGGATGGTGACGGTCACGTCACGGGACGCGTCCCTGATCGCCTGCGATCGATCCCACATGACGTTCATCTGCACGTCCGCGGGCAGCTCCTGCTGGATGCGGGGAAGCGCGTCACGGATGCGATCGACCACCGCGACGGTGTTCGCGTCGGGCTGCCGCTGCACGGCCAGCAGGATGGCGCGGGTGTCGTCGACGGTGGTCCTGGTCTGATCGTTCTCGACGCCGTCGGTCACCCGCGCCACCTGCTCCAGCCGGATCGGCGAGCCATTGCGCCACGCGACGACGACCCGGCGGAACGCGGCGGCGTCGTGCAGCTGGCCGTCGACCTCGATATCGAGGTTCCTGGTCGGCGTCTGGATGGCGCCCGTCGGCCGGTTCACGCTGGCCGACGAGATGGCGGTGGTCAGGTCATCGATCGACAGCCCGTGGGCCGACAGCGCGTTCGGATCGGCATCGACGCGCACGGCATACTTCTGGGCTCCGTAGACGGTCACCTCGGCGACGCCCTCGATCATCGACATCTGCTGCCCGACCTTCGTCTCGGCAGCTTCGTCGACTTCGGTCATCAGCCGCGTCGGCGAGGTGAGCGTCAGCAGCAGGACCGGCGAGGCCGCTGGATTGACCTTCTGGTACGTGGGCGGCGCCGGCAGGTCCGGAGGCAGCGCGCGCGCCGCCCGCGCGATCATCGCCTCGACGTCCTGCGCCGCTGCGTCGATGTCGCGCTCGAGGTCGAACTGCAGGGTGATCGACGTCGAGCCGCGCGTGCTCGTCGAGCTGATCGACGACACGCCGGCGACGGTGGCGAACTGCCGCTCGAGCGGCATCGCCACCGTCGAGGCCATCGTGTCCGGGCTGGCGCCGGGCAGCGTCGCGGCGACGCTGATCGTGGGGAAATCGACGACCGGGAGATCGCTCACCGGCAGTTGTGGATACGCCAGGCCACCGAAGATGGCCAGGGCGGCAGTCAGCAGCGTCGCGGCGACGGGACGGCGGATGCACCACTCCGGGGCCGTCATGGGACCACCCTCATCCCGGCGGCCAGCCGCACCTGTCCGTCGGTGACCACGAGTTCCCCGTCGCGGAGGCCCGACGACACGCGGGTCAGTCCCCCGCCTGTGGCAATCGTGCGAACCGGGCGAGCCTCGACGGTGTGATCGACGCCGACCACGAAGACGTAGTCTCCCGCCTGTCCCTGCTGCACCGCCTCCGTGGGGACGACGATCGCACGCTCGGCCAGACCGAGGTGCAGCACCACACTGACGAACTGACCCGGCCACAGGCGACCGTCCCGGTTCGGGTATGCGACCTTCACGCGGATCGTGCCGGTCGCCGGGTCGATCGCGTTGTCGAGGAACACGATGCGTCCGTCGGTCGCCACGGTGCCCGTACCGTCGACCGCGGCGTCGGCACGCACCGTGTCCGTCCGGAGCGCCTCGCGGATCCGATCGAGCATGGCCCCCGGCACGGCCAGGCTGACGTGCATCGGGGCGATCTGCGCGATCGACACCATCGCCGTCGGCGACTCGGCGTCGATCAGGTCGCCGACGTCGACGGGGACGTGGCCGGTCCGGCCGGCGACAGGGGCCTGGATCCGCGTCTTGTCCAGCTGCAGCCGTGCCGCTGTGACGTTGGCGCGGTCAGCCGCGACGGCGGCGGCGGCGGTGCGAGCCGCGGTGCGCGCCGCCTCGAGCTGCTCGGTCGCCACGACCAGGTCGCGGGCGAGCGCCTCGTACCGGGCCTGTTCACTCGTGGCATTGTCCAGGGTCGCCGCGTCGCGGGCGAGCGTGCCCTGAGCGGCCGCAAGCGCCGCCTCGAAGGGGCCGGGATCGATCGTGAACAGCAGTTGTCCCGCCTGCACGTCGGCGCCCTCCGCGAAGTGGATGGCCCGCAGGGTCCCCGTGACTTGCGCGCGTACGTCGACCGTCGAGGAGGCTTCGCTCGTCCCGACCGCCGTGACGTCGTCGGGCATCGCCTGTACGCTCACGCGGGCGGTGCGCACGGTGACGGGTGGAGACACGGTGTGTGTGGGCTCGCGGCGCGAGCACCCGGCAAGCGTCGCCGTGAGGAGGATCGCGATGTCCAGGCGTCGGTGCGTGCTCACGGTCGATCCCTTCTTCGATGCGCGAGTTGCCGTGTTCAGCGGGCCTGGACCCATCACGCTGGCTGACGAGGCCCTCACTGGCCGCTGATGACCGCACGGGCAATCGAGGTCGACGCCACGACCACACGTGCTCGATCGACCATGCGAGCAAACCCCTGACCACGTCGCGGTCGGGCCTGGTACGAGCGTCGTCGCACGTCGTGGTAGCCGATCGCTGAGGCCATCGGCCACACGGCGATGCGCTTCGGCCACACGGCCCTGGCACGTCGATGTCTGAAGGCGGGTCTCGGCACGTGGCACGCGGCGGCGTGACAGCCCCGTGCGAGCGGGGCATCGGGATTGCACTGCACGACCGGCGATGGCTGTCGAACGACGTGCTGTACGTGTGGGATGGCTGCGTCGCGTGGGCGCGCTGGCGGCGGCGATCTCCGTTGGTGCGGCGACGCCCGATCTCGCCGCGCAGGACGCCGGTCCAGCGCCCCTGCGACTGACGCTGTCGGAAGCCGTCAGGCGTGCGCTCGAGGCGAACCCGTCGGTGCGCGCGGCGGCGCTGGACGGCGCCGCAGCCGAAGTGGCGCGCGCCCTCACCAGGGCCACGCTGCTCCCGAGCGTCGGCTTGCGGGCCGGGCGGGACGTGACACGCCTCAATGCCGAGACGATGTTCGGCACGGCGCTGGCCACGCCGACCATCGGGCCGTTCTCGACGATGGCCGCCGTCGGCGTCGTCTCGGTGCCCATCGTCGACGTCGCGGCGGTGCGCGCTCACGCGATCACGCGGCAGCAGGCAGTGGCGGCTCGCGCCGGGGAGCGGGTGGTTCGCGAGGCCAACGTGCTCGCCGCGGCCGGCGCCTATCTGGACCTGCTCGAGGCGTTGGCCACCCGCGAGGCGGCGCGGGAGCGACTCCGTCTCGCGCAGGCGCTGCGCGATCTGGCCTCCGATCTCCAGCGCCGTGGGAGCGGCACGGGACTCGATGCGCTCCGGGCGGACGTGCAATGGCATGCCGAGCGTCAGGCACTGATCGAGGCGGACGCCGATGCACGCGTCGCGACGCTGCGGCTGGCCAACGTCCTCAACCTGCCGCAGGGGCGTCCGATCGAGTGCAGCGATGCGGAGATCTTCTTCGCGCCGGTGACCCTGGCGCCGAGCCCCGCGACCAGCCTCCGGCCCGAGCTGCTGGTCGCCTGGACGAACGTCGACATCGCGCGCCTCGGCGTGCGCCGCGCCCTCGATCTCCGCTTGCCCCGCGTGTCGGTGACCGGCACGGCGGGAGCGGCGGCCCTCCAGTCCAACCCGTGGCTCGGCACCTACCAGGTCGTCGCCTCAGTGCAGATGCCGCTGTTCACCGGCGGTGAGCTCCGCGCACGCGAGGCCCTGGCGCGCATCGGCCGTGAGCGCGCCGAGGTGATCGCCGAGGAGGTCCAGAACGCGGTCTCGCTCGAGGAGGCAGCCGCCGCAGCCCGCCTTGCGGCGGCCGAGGCGCGAGCGCCCCTCGCCGACGACGCCGCTCGGCTCGCTGCCGCCGAGGTCGAACAGGCCCGCGATCGCTTCGCGGCCGGGGTCGCCGGCAACGTCGAGGTCATCGCCGCCCAGACCGCGCTGGCGCGCGCGCAGGCCAACCGGATTGCCGCCTACGCGAGCGTGCGCCGCGCGCGATTGTGGCTCGCCCACGCACGCGGGCGAGCGGAACTCGAGTACGTGAGCGCGTCGGTCGCGGACCGGCGCTGAGTCGGGGGATGAGAACCATGCCGCATGGGCGTTACATCGGTCCGAGGGTCATCGCATCGGGAGCGGCGGCCGCGCTGGTGCTTTCGGTGATCGGGATCTATGCCGCCGCGCACCGCGGTGAGGTCTCCACCGACGATGCCCAGGTGGACGGCCACGTCAGCCCGGTGGCGGCCCGCATCAGCGGGACGATCATCGAGGTGCGCGTCGACGATGGCCACCGCGTCAGGGCGGGTGACGTCCTGGCGCGCATCGACCCGCGCGAGTACGACGCCCGCGTCGAGCAGGCGCGGGCCGCCCTCGGGGCAGCCGAGCAGCAGGCCCGCGGCGCCGTCATCAACGTCCCCCTGACCGCCGCGGCGACGACGGCCGCCATCGCCAGTGCCGGCGCCGTCGTGGCTGCGTCTCGTGGGGAGTTGTCGCAGGCCGGCGCATGGTTCGAGCAGGCCTCGACGTCGGAGCTCGCGGCGGCGCGCGCCCGCGTCGCGCAACTGGCTGCGGCCGCCGACAAGGCACGCAACGACCTGGCGCGCATGCAGCCGCTCGCCGAGAAGGCAGAGATCTCACGCCAGGAGTTCGACGCGTACCAGGCCGGCGCCAGCGAGGCCGCCGCGGCGCTCGACGCCGGCCGACAGGAAGTGCTGGCGGCCGAGCAGGTGGCCCAGGCACGACGTGCCGCGGTTGCCGCGGCGGAGGCGCACGTCAGCGCAGCCTCAGCCGCGCAGCGGCAGGCAGAGGCCAGCGGCCGGCAGGTCGACATCAGCGCCGCCGCTGCGGCCGCGGCACGCGCCAACGTCTCACAGGCGAGAGCCGCCTTGCTGGCGGCGGAACTCCAGGCGAGTTACACGACGATCACGGCACCGGTGAGCGGATACGTGACCGGGCGCACCGTCGAGCGCGGACAGGTCGTGGGACCCGGTCAAGGCCTGCTGACCATCGCGCCGGAGGACGACTTGTGGATTACTGCCAACTTCAAGGAAACGCAGCTCGGTCGCCTGCGGCCCGGCCAACGCGCGACCGTTCGCCTCGACGTCACCGGTGAGGACTATCCCGCCCGCGTGGAGTCGATCGGCGCGGTCTCGGGCGAGAAGCTGTCGCTCCTGCCTCCGGAGAACGCCACGGGCAACTACGTCAAGGTCGTGCAGCGCGTCCCGGTCCGGATCCGTCTGGACCGCGGCCACGCGCCCGCCTCCGCCTTGCGGCCCGGCGTCAGCGCGGAAGTGACGGTCCACACGCGATGATCCGCCATCGTGCCGCCCTCGTCACCGCCCTGGCGGTCATGGTCGCGCCGTTCATGGAGGTGCTCGACACCAGTGTCGCCAACGTCGCGCTGCCCCACATTGCGGGTGCCCTGGGGGCTGACACCGACGAGTCGACATGGGTCCTGACTTCGTATCTCGTGTCCAATGCCATCGTGCTGCCGCTCAGCGGCTGGCTGGCACAGGTGTTCGGCCGGAAGCGTCTCTACCAGGCCTGCATCGCTCTCTTCACCGCGAGCTCGGCGCTGTGCGGCATGGCGCAGAGCCTGGACGCCCTGATCCTCTGCCGTGTGTGCCAGGGCATCGGCGGCGGGGCCCTGCAGCCGTTGTCGCAGGCGATGGTGCGCGACGCCTTCCCGCCCGAGCGGCAGGGCATGGGCATGGCCATCTTCGGCATGGGGGTGGTGCTGGCGCCCATCGTCGGCCCCCTGCTCGGTGGCTGGCTCACCGACAACTACTCGTGGCGCTGGATCTTCTACATCAACGTCCCTGCCGGCCTGCTGGCCATCATCCTGACCGCCCTCGTCGTCGACGATGGCTCGGACGGGCGCGCACGCCGGGGACGCATCGGCGGGGACATCCTCGGCGTGTCGTTGCTGGTCATCGGCATCGGGTCCCTCGAGATCTTCCTCGACGAGGGTCAGCGCCTCGATTGGTTCTCCTCGCAGTTCATCCTCACCTTCGCGGTGCTGGCGGCCGTGGGCCTGGCGACACTGGTGGTCTGGGAACTGCGCGCACCGTCGCCGGTGCTGCACCTGCGCTTGCTCGCGCAGCCGAACTTCGCGGTCGCCTGCGTGATGATGTTCGCGCTGGGCTTCGTGCTCTACGGCTCGACACTGATCCTGCCGCTCTTCGTCCAGACCCTCCTGGGCTACTCGGCAACCCTGAGCGGCCTGGTGATGTCGCCGGGCGGGGTGGTCGTGCTGTTGTCGATGCCGGTGGTGGGCGCGTTGCTCTCGCGCGTGTCGCCGCGCATTCTGACGACCTGTGGACTGATGTGCGGGGCGGCCGGTATGGTGCACCTCTCCGGGCTCGACCTCCAGGCCGACACGCAGGCGATCGTCATCGGCCGGATGATCCAGAGCCTGGGCATGGCCTTCCTCTTCGTGCCGATCAACACCGCAGCGTTCATCGCCGTGGCGCCGGCCGACAACAATCACGCCAGCGGCCTCATCAACCTGATGCGCAACATCGGCGGCAGCAGCGGGATCGCCCTGATCACCACCTTCATCGCACGACGCTCGCAGGAACATCATGCCCGCCTCGCCGAGCACGTCAGCCTCGTGGATCCGGTGGTCCGCGCGCGCCTGGAAGGCCTCGAGGCTCGCCTGGTCGAGGCTGGCGCCAGCGCGGCCGACGCGGTCCGGCAGGCCGACGCGCTGCTGCAGGCCGCGTTGCAGCGCCAGGCCGCACAGCTGGCCTTCCTGGATGCCTTCCTGCTCCTCGCCAGCATCTTCGTCGTGCTGATTCCCCTTGCGCTGACGCTGCGCGGCCGCCCGCACGGCGCCGTTGGCATCGACTGACGGCGTCGGCCGGTGCGACGCCGGCCTAGGCCGAAGCGGCGGTCCTCCCCGGGATACCCTCGACGTTGTAGCGCTCGAGCATGCGATAGAGCGACCGGCGATCCACGTTCAGCTGCACGGCGGCCCTCGCGATGTTCCCTCGCGTGCGGGCCACGACGTGCAGGATGTACCGGCGCTTCATGTCCTCGAGCGTGTCGCCGGCGGCGAACAGCGCGGCGGCCGTATCCCCGTCGCGGCGCGACGGGGACGCGCCCGTCGGCTGCAGCACGTCACGAGGCAGATCCGCTTCGACGATGGTGCGCCCGCTCGAGAGGGCCACCACCCGCTCGATCGTGTTCTGCAGCTGGCGGACGTTCCCGGGCCACTGGTACTCACAGAGCCGGCGCAGCGCCCCGCGCGAGAACGCTTCGGCGGCGCGACCATGCCGGGTGGCGGCATCGAGCAGGAACTGCTCGGCCATGGCCGGGATGTCCTCCACGCGTTCGCGCAGGGGCGGCAGCTGGACGGTCACGACGTTCAGGCGGTAGAAGAGGTCCTCGCGGAACGTGCCGTCGCGTACCATGCCCGGCAGGTCGCGGTTGGTGGCCGCGACGATCCGCACGTCGACGGGTGTCCACATGTGCGCTCCCACCCTGCGCACCTCGCCTTCCTGCAGCACCCGCAGGAGCTTGGCCTGGAGGTCGGGCTCGAGTTCCCCGATCTCGTCGAGCATGCACGTGGACCCGTGCGCCTGTTCGAGCAGCCCGCGCTTGTCCGTCACGGCACCGGTGAAGGCGCCGCGCACGTGCCCGAACAGCTCGCTTTCCATGAGCGACTTCGGGATGGCGGTGCAGTCGATGACCATGCAGCGCTTGCTGGCGCGGGGGCTGAGGTCATGCAGCGCCCGGGCGACGAGTTCCTTGCCCGTGCCGCTCTCGCCGGTGATCAGCACGGTGGCCCTGGTGGAGGCGGCTCGGACGATGGTCTTGTAGACCTCGACCATGGCCGGGCTGCGCCCGATGATGCGCCCCTCGGTCGCGTCGAGCGGTATGCCCGCGGGCGAACGCAGAGCGCTCGAGGCGCAGCCGCGCTCGAGCGCCTCGAGGACCCGCTCGTGGCCGACGGGCCGCACCAGCAGGTCGAAGGCGCCGCTGGTCAACAGTCTCGCGGTCGAGCGGAGGGAGGCGTCGGTGGTCACCACCACGGACGGGACGTCGGGTGCGATGCGCCTGATGCGCCCCAGCAGGTCTCCGACCGGCTCGCCGCCAGGGCAGTCGTAGATGGCCACGGCGTCCCACCGTCGGTGGAGGAGCTGGTGGACGCACCCGGCGTGATCGCGAACGTGGGTGACGTCGTGGTCGCGATCGGCAAAGCCGCGAGCGACGACCTGCCCTTCGTCACCGTCGGCATGAGCGAGCAGAATCTTCAGTTTCACGACGAACTCCTCGGGAAAGGGACGCACACGAGGATCGTGCGAAACACGGACGCCGGTATCCCCCGCTCGCAGCACCGACCGCACCCTCAATGAGGGGAGCACCTCTCTAGACCGTATGGGGTACGCACCTGACGCGGCCGCGGCGGACGCCGCGGGTCGGCGTGGCGTGCGGCCACGGCGACGCGGCGCGACGTCACACCACTTCCACGAGACCTCCACGGCTTCGCGCACGAGAGTGCCGACGCCCACGACGGCACCAGGGTTGCTCCTCGGATCGGCAGGAGGCAGGCACATGCCCCTCCGCGGCAACGTCGGCAGCCCAGATGGATCGCGCCCGCGCCGAGACGCGGGACCGGCCGTTGTCGGGAACATTCGGTACGCCACACAGCTGCACATCGAATCGTAAGGAGATCGACATGAATCCATCCACCACCACCGCGACGGTCGCTGCGGGCACGGCCCCGCCCGACCGGATGATCGGCGACATCACCGTCTCCATGTTCCAGAGCCAGGCCGACGCCGAGGCCGCGGTGCGGTCACTGCAGGCCGCCGGCTTCGACATGACGAAGCTGTCCATCGTCGGGACCGACTACCGCACGGACTCGCACGTCGTCGGGTTCTACTCGACGGGTGACCGCGTCCGGACGTGGGGCGGTGTCGGGGCCTTCTGGGGCAGCGTCTGGGGCATGCTGTTCGGCGCCGCGTTCTTCGTCATCCCCGGGATCGGCCCGGTGCTCGTCGCCGGGCCGCTGGTCGCCGCCATCGTGGGGGCCATCGAGGGCGCCGTGGTCGTCGGCGGCCTCAGTGCGGTCAGTGCCGCCCTGATCAGCCTGGGCGTACCGCGCAACAGCGTCCTCGACCTCGAGACGGCCATCAAGGCGGGCAAGTACCTGCTGGTCGCGCACGGAACGCCCGGCGAAGTCGAACGGGCCCGTCAACTCCTGGGTTCTCCCGCCTGACACCGCCGCGCGAGCGGAGAAAGGACGGCGGCCCGTGTCATCGACCGCGGAGGCCCAGGCCTCCTTCTGGGATGTACCCGTCGCGGATCTGCTGCGGGACCTGCACACGTCCCGTGAGACCGGCCTCCCGGAGGACGTCGCCGCCACGCGCCTGCGCATCCACGGCCCGAACACGCTTCGCGCGACGACGCGGTTCGGGCCGCTGCGACTCCTGCTGCATCAGTTCACGTCGCCGATCGAGCTGCTGCTGGTCGTGGCGGCCACCCTGTCGTGGGCACTCCACGACTCGACCGATGCCGCCATCATCCTCTGCATCGTGCTGGCCAGTGGCGTCCTGGGCTTCTGGCAGGAACAGGGCGCCTCGACGACCATCGCGAAGCTTCTCGCCGTCGTCGAGGTCTCGACGACGGTCGTACGCGCCGGGCAGCAGGTGCGACTGCCTGTCGATCGGCTCGTCCCCGGCGACATCGTGCTCCTGCAGGCAGGATCGAGCATCCCGGGCGACGGACGGGTGCTCGAGTCGCGCGACCTGCAGGTCAACGAGGCGACGCTGACCGGGGAGACGTTCCCGGTGGAGAAGCGCCCCGGAGCAGTGCCGTCCGCGACGCCACTGGGCCAGCGATGGAACTGCGTGTTCATGGGCACGAGCGTGGTCAGCGGTACCGCCGCGGTGCTGATCACCCGCACCGGTGGCGCCACCGAGCTCGGTCACCTGTCGCAGCTCACCCAGTCGCGTGCGGCGGCGACCGAGTTCGAGCGCGGCATCAGACGTTTCGGCGCGTTCCTGATGGACCTGACCGTGGTGTTCGTCCTGGCCATCTTCGCCGTGAACGTCTACCTGGCCAGACCGGTGGTCGACGCGTTCCTGTTTGCGCTCGCGCTCGCCGTCGGACTGACGCCCCAGCTGCTGCCCGCGATCGTCACCGTGACCCTGGCGCGCGGCGCCCGGCGGATGGCCGAGCGGCGCGTCATCGTGAAGCGCCTCGCCTCGATCGAGAACTTCGGCAGCATGGACGTATTGTGCTCGGACAAGACGGGCACCTTGACCGAGGGCCGCGTCAGGGTCAGGGCCGCTCTCGAC from Luteitalea sp. TBR-22 includes:
- a CDS encoding efflux RND transporter permease subunit, with the protein product MTAPEWCIRRPVAATLLTAALAIFGGLAYPQLPVSDLPVVDFPTISVAATLPGASPDTMASTVAMPLERQFATVAGVSSISSTSTRGSTSITLQFDLERDIDAAAQDVEAMIARAARALPPDLPAPPTYQKVNPAASPVLLLTLTSPTRLMTEVDEAAETKVGQQMSMIEGVAEVTVYGAQKYAVRVDADPNALSAHGLSIDDLTTAISSASVNRPTGAIQTPTRNLDIEVDGQLHDAAAFRRVVVAWRNGSPIRLEQVARVTDGVENDQTRTTVDDTRAILLAVQRQPDANTVAVVDRIRDALPRIQQELPADVQMNVMWDRSQAIRDASRDVTVTILLTMALVVLVIFLFLVNTSATLIPALALPTCLLGTFVVMAALGYSLDALSMMALTLSMGFVVDDAVVMLENVVRHMEAGADRLRAALEGAREITFTIVSMTLSLAAVFIPVLFMGGVVGRLLREFSVTIAAAILVSGAVSLTLTPMLCSRFLRPTPAVASRPRWIRRLDAVVESSLRGYARTLRLALAHRGLVLAASILMLVGTVWLFARIPKGFIPDQDVDMLVGQTQAIQGIGFDAMMAEQNAAVRAIRRHPDVVSVTSVVGSSALNTGRLFVRLRPRAQRRLGAGEIAQALRRSLDEVSGLRVFLQSPPAIAVGGNQTKSQYQLTLQGTDTRVLYAASDRLLARLAKLPELQDVTTDLEIADPQLSVKVDRDQLASFGLTLDQFESALYSAYGEREVSTIYGPDDQFQVVLRVAPEFQRDETALSLLNLKTSAGGEVPLAQVARVSRQAGPSAINHTGQLPSVTLSFNLAPGVALGDALQAVSREAGALVPASIARSFQGVAQQFQGSLQGLAVTLVLAVVVIYLVLGVLYESFVHPVTILSGLPSAAAGALVTLWLAGLPLDLFAFVGVVLLVGLVKKNGIMMVDVALAAVRRGAPADAAILEASLVRFRPIMMTTVAALAGALPIALGLGAGAETRQPLGLAVVGGLLVSQALTLYVTPVYFLYLDRIARKVG
- a CDS encoding general stress protein, which produces MNPSTTTATVAAGTAPPDRMIGDITVSMFQSQADAEAAVRSLQAAGFDMTKLSIVGTDYRTDSHVVGFYSTGDRVRTWGGVGAFWGSVWGMLFGAAFFVIPGIGPVLVAGPLVAAIVGAIEGAVVVGGLSAVSAALISLGVPRNSVLDLETAIKAGKYLLVAHGTPGEVERARQLLGSPA
- a CDS encoding sigma-54 dependent transcriptional regulator — protein: MKLKILLAHADGDEGQVVARGFADRDHDVTHVRDHAGCVHQLLHRRWDAVAIYDCPGGEPVGDLLGRIRRIAPDVPSVVVTTDASLRSTARLLTSGAFDLLVRPVGHERVLEALERGCASSALRSPAGIPLDATEGRIIGRSPAMVEVYKTIVRAASTRATVLITGESGTGKELVARALHDLSPRASKRCMVIDCTAIPKSLMESELFGHVRGAFTGAVTDKRGLLEQAHGSTCMLDEIGELEPDLQAKLLRVLQEGEVRRVGAHMWTPVDVRIVAATNRDLPGMVRDGTFREDLFYRLNVVTVQLPPLRERVEDIPAMAEQFLLDAATRHGRAAEAFSRGALRRLCEYQWPGNVRQLQNTIERVVALSSGRTIVEADLPRDVLQPTGASPSRRDGDTAAALFAAGDTLEDMKRRYILHVVARTRGNIARAAVQLNVDRRSLYRMLERYNVEGIPGRTAASA
- a CDS encoding efflux RND transporter periplasmic adaptor subunit encodes the protein MSTHRRLDIAILLTATLAGCSRREPTHTVSPPVTVRTARVSVQAMPDDVTAVGTSEASSTVDVRAQVTGTLRAIHFAEGADVQAGQLLFTIDPGPFEAALAAAQGTLARDAATLDNATSEQARYEALARDLVVATEQLEAARTAARTAAAAVAADRANVTAARLQLDKTRIQAPVAGRTGHVPVDVGDLIDAESPTAMVSIAQIAPMHVSLAVPGAMLDRIREALRTDTVRADAAVDGTGTVATDGRIVFLDNAIDPATGTIRVKVAYPNRDGRLWPGQFVSVVLHLGLAERAIVVPTEAVQQGQAGDYVFVVGVDHTVEARPVRTIATGGGLTRVSSGLRDGELVVTDGQVRLAAGMRVVP
- a CDS encoding HlyD family secretion protein, which encodes MPHGRYIGPRVIASGAAAALVLSVIGIYAAAHRGEVSTDDAQVDGHVSPVAARISGTIIEVRVDDGHRVRAGDVLARIDPREYDARVEQARAALGAAEQQARGAVINVPLTAAATTAAIASAGAVVAASRGELSQAGAWFEQASTSELAAARARVAQLAAAADKARNDLARMQPLAEKAEISRQEFDAYQAGASEAAAALDAGRQEVLAAEQVAQARRAAVAAAEAHVSAASAAQRQAEASGRQVDISAAAAAAARANVSQARAALLAAELQASYTTITAPVSGYVTGRTVERGQVVGPGQGLLTIAPEDDLWITANFKETQLGRLRPGQRATVRLDVTGEDYPARVESIGAVSGEKLSLLPPENATGNYVKVVQRVPVRIRLDRGHAPASALRPGVSAEVTVHTR
- a CDS encoding TolC family protein, coding for MGWLRRVGALAAAISVGAATPDLAAQDAGPAPLRLTLSEAVRRALEANPSVRAAALDGAAAEVARALTRATLLPSVGLRAGRDVTRLNAETMFGTALATPTIGPFSTMAAVGVVSVPIVDVAAVRAHAITRQQAVAARAGERVVREANVLAAAGAYLDLLEALATREAARERLRLAQALRDLASDLQRRGSGTGLDALRADVQWHAERQALIEADADARVATLRLANVLNLPQGRPIECSDAEIFFAPVTLAPSPATSLRPELLVAWTNVDIARLGVRRALDLRLPRVSVTGTAGAAALQSNPWLGTYQVVASVQMPLFTGGELRAREALARIGRERAEVIAEEVQNAVSLEEAAAAARLAAAEARAPLADDAARLAAAEVEQARDRFAAGVAGNVEVIAAQTALARAQANRIAAYASVRRARLWLAHARGRAELEYVSASVADRR
- a CDS encoding DHA2 family efflux MFS transporter permease subunit gives rise to the protein MIRHRAALVTALAVMVAPFMEVLDTSVANVALPHIAGALGADTDESTWVLTSYLVSNAIVLPLSGWLAQVFGRKRLYQACIALFTASSALCGMAQSLDALILCRVCQGIGGGALQPLSQAMVRDAFPPERQGMGMAIFGMGVVLAPIVGPLLGGWLTDNYSWRWIFYINVPAGLLAIILTALVVDDGSDGRARRGRIGGDILGVSLLVIGIGSLEIFLDEGQRLDWFSSQFILTFAVLAAVGLATLVVWELRAPSPVLHLRLLAQPNFAVACVMMFALGFVLYGSTLILPLFVQTLLGYSATLSGLVMSPGGVVVLLSMPVVGALLSRVSPRILTTCGLMCGAAGMVHLSGLDLQADTQAIVIGRMIQSLGMAFLFVPINTAAFIAVAPADNNHASGLINLMRNIGGSSGIALITTFIARRSQEHHARLAEHVSLVDPVVRARLEGLEARLVEAGASAADAVRQADALLQAALQRQAAQLAFLDAFLLLASIFVVLIPLALTLRGRPHGAVGID